ACCACATTGGAGCCGTACGTTTTGCTAACAACACACCGCATCCCCCGTCTTGAATTGAGTTCCTTCCACCCCCACATTTCGACGTATCGTGTGATGTATATGGCGCGCGCAGTTTCTCCGGAAAGTCTTCGAGGACGAAGACGACGGCGAGAAGGCCGCCGCCGACAGGTCCGACCTCGAGTTCGCGCTCGCCAAAGCCGTCGACGCCATGGCGATGGGCCTGGAGAACGACGTTGCGCCGGGAGACCTGTTCAAACAGCAGGTGTTCGGTGAGTGCTCCAACAAAGACGAACAAGAGGACGACGAAGGGTCGCCCAGCGGCGGCCGCTCCTCCAAAGACTACCGGAAGATGGCGGTGCTGTACATGCTCCTCTCCGCCTGTGTGGCGGACGTGAACATGGCCGAGGACGGCACGGGGTCGCCCCGCATCAGGAAGGGCTACGACGCCCGCCACCGCGTCGCGCTCCGGCTGATCGCGACGTGGCTCGACGTCAAGTGGATCAAGATGGTACATAACATCTCCGTGTCTCGATCTCTAGTGCAAACGAAATGGCATGCGAGCTCCTACCGTGCTAAATCTGTCTTTTGCCGTCGAACACCTTTGGCATTGTAGGAAGCTATCGAGATAATGGTTGCTTGCTCTGCTATGGCTGCAGCGAAAGTGGAAGAGCAATCGCGTGAATGTGTGTCGCCCAGGAGCAGGTGGCAGAGCTGGAAGCGTGGAGGGATCATCGGCGCCGCGGCCTTGACCGGAGGGACCCTCATGGCCATCTCCGGCGGTAAATGATATGTGAAATGGTGTCAAAATCTCGATGAGACTTCTCTACCATCTGCTGAATCAGTTAGCTGGATCTTCTACAGGTCTTGCTGCTCCAGCGATTGCTGCAGGGTTTAGTGCTCTGGTTCCAACGTTGCACGCACTTGTCCCTGTTATAGGGGCTAGTGGATTTGCTGCTATGGCTACCGCTGCTGGACATACTGCTGGTTCTGTAGCAGTTGCTGCATCATTTGGAGGTGAGCCTGAATATTCCGAATGATATTTCAGTGAGGCATTTCACATTTTAGATTTCCCCCCTCATTTTTATTGTTTAGTAGTAACAATGTGCATTATTGCTCTAGTGATCAATCAAACGAGTGTAATGAGGAAATTAGAATTGAATATTCTTTTATAAAATGGAATATATATCAATCCCTGCCTCCATTTGATGATCTAGACTTCCATAATTATCCATAGTGACTAACCATCATCTTTGTTTGGAATCAGCTGCTGGAGCTGGGTTAACTGGGTCCAAAATGGCCAAAAGAATTGGAAATGTGAAAGAATTTGAGTTCAAAACCATTGGCGAGAACCATAACCAGGGTGTATGTGTTTGTTTTTTCACTTTCAGTTGTACAGTGTTGGTTATCCAATGCTCTGTCTTGTGTTTCTTGTAACAACTATAATGATGTTTACTGATAAGATAAAATGGGTTTCATGATATGTTTTTTTGTTACAGCGCCTAGCAGTTTGCATCATGGTGTCTGGGTTTGCTTTTAATGACGATGATTTTTCAAAGCCTTGGGAAGGATGGAAAACTAACTTAGAGAGGTACATTTTTCCTAATACAGCAGTTGCTGAAGAAAACGTTTCTTACTGCCCATTCCTCGGTAGTATTTTTCTATGCTTCAGTGTTATAACAAATAGGTTTTGGCTAACGATTACCAGAAATTTGATTTACGATATAACAAGTCAGATAACCCATTGAGTTTTACACAATCCATTTCAGCCACAAGCTTGCACTGTGTAAATCTTTTCAGCATCGTGACTAGAGGATAGTTGCAGCTCTCATTGATAATTCGCAGGTACATTCTTCAGTGGGAGACTAAGCATATAATTGCCTTGAGTACGGCAATACAGGATTTTCTGGCATCAAGTAATGTTCATGATTCATGCATAATGTGCACTCGTGCAGTGATAAATTTATTAAGGATTCCTGCTATCACTACAGGAGTTGCACTGGAGTTGGTGAGGGAAGGTGCAATGCAGACTGTCTTAAGTGGGATCATTTCGGCATTTGCGTGGCCTGCTACCATAATAACTGCTGCAGAATTTATCGACAGTAAATGGTCTATTGCTATTGACAGGTGTCTTCCTACACTCTTGCCCATATTTTGCTCTTCTTTTATTTTCAGTTATCCAAGGCATAGTTGCACAAAAACTGAATACTACATGGAAGTACTTAAGAGCACGCTTCCATTCTCGGAGACAGACATACAGGATTCGAATCATATTTTGTTTGTAGATTTGTACATCAAATGTTTAATATCCCTATTCAGTCATTTGAAATTTGAATTGAAGTTCTGGAAATCCCAAAACGTTCGAAATTCGATCTGTTCCTGCTAGTAAAAAAACCTGTCAAAAAAGGGTTCCAGGGGAACCATGCAGGAATTGGAAACTATATCCTGATCAAGAGCTCTACTTCAGGCAATATTGTGTAGTTCATTCTTTCTAAACTTAGCCTCCAGACCAGTAATATTTTCTACCTGATAAATCAAGTGGGTGATTCCAGGACAGATAAGGTTGGGAAAATGCTGGCTGATGTTTTGCTTAAGGGTTTGCAAGGAAGCAGGTACCTCTGCCCACAATTTAAAGAATTCAGTAAATGCTGTCTGCATGAGCTAATTTCTCCCTCGTATAAAAATTCACAATCATTTCCAGGCCTGTCACCCTCATCGGTTTTTCACTCGGTGCGCGTGTCGTGTTCAAATGCTTGGAAGAATTAGCTCTGTCGGGCAATAATGGTACGTCATTTTTTGAGAGAATTCCTGAGCTCTAACTATGTGCACATATGGAGTCGGTTGTTTATTCAGCTGACAATTTTACCATGAACAGAGGGAATTGTTGAGAGGGCTGtgctgattggtgctccggtttcAGTTAACGATGAGCTATGGGCTCCCGCCAGGAAGGTATGGACAGTATTATTTTGACCTTTCCCTCCCAGGAAACTGCGAGCAATTGTTTTCATAGAATCATATATACACCAACCTGTATATATGTGCAGATGGTTGCTGGAAGGCTTGTGAATGTGTACTCTACCAATGATTGGATCCTCGGTGTCACTTTCCGCGCGAGGTAACTAGTACCATCAACGCCCAGTTGGAACTATTTCTTGTGAAACTCGTGTGTTTCAAACATGCCCAAAGCTCAGCCTGCAACCACCGCGTCTCGTTTTTCTCTGATGACTAATGAACCTGATAAAATGACTTGTCATGCAGCCTGCTCACGCAAGGTTTGGCTGGTATCCAGGCGATCCAAGTCCCTGGAGTTGAAAACGTACGTGTTTTTGCCTGGCGCATTCAACTGAGTAAGCTCCTCCTTTTCTTGACTAATTAAGTTGTGCAAATCATACGCAGGTTGATGTTAGTGATCTCGTCGTCGGGCACTCTTCCTACCTGGGACTCATGCAGCAAATTCTGGAGCAGCTCGAGCTGAATACCTACTACCCGGTGTTCTCTCCCAGCACGCCCAGGTCGAAGTAACCACAACGTTGTTCTGCTAGATGAGTACTGTGTTTCATGCTACTGGATGTCACATGTGATAAATATAGCGATATATGTTCTAGTAAATAAAGGAAACTTCTATtgcaagaaaataaaaaaacgtCTTGCGGTGTATTTTTTCCTGTGTGCAATGGGAGCTAGGAATAGGGGGAGGGGGGTGCTTTCTCTTAGCAAAGAGAGGATAGGTTAGTAAGAAAGATTTATCAAATTTGCATCAATTCTGTTAGAGACGAGAGTCCATCAGTGACAAAAAGGAATAAAAATGGAGATAAGGAGTCACCTTGCTGAAGCCCATGTGTCGGTGAAATGAATCCAAGAGGTTCCCATTGAATTTTACAAAATACTTCACTGACGTTACACACATCAATGAACCGGTGAGAGAACCTCGGCTTTTGTATCACTTGCTTCAAGAATACCCAATCAACTATGTCTTTGATAAGTCCATTTTATATCACAAAAGCTTTTTATGGGACCATTTTCATGTGATGTTGAGATGATATTGCCAACCAAGGCAAGGGTCTTTATCTATTTACCAAACACTTTGACAACAATTTGTAAACAACATTACAAATACTGATTGGCCGATACTCATATAACTTGCATGGATTACTTACCTTTGAAATTCACCTTCTGGCATGATACTCGTTCTAAAAAAAATGTACCGCAGCCACAACATTTATCTTCAAAGTGTCCTAATTACGCTAGAAAAACCTCGCGGGAATGCCATCTGGACCAGATGCCTTTAGCAGCCCAATTTGAAACGGTGCATCCGAGATATCCTTTTCTGTAAAATCACAACATAAACGGTCATTAGCCTTGGCTGTAACACTCATTAAAAGCTCTACCGTCGGACGTGGATCAAGGTTATGACAGCAGTAAAAAGATTTTGGAAATATTTTGTTGCCATAGCTTGGTTGTCGCAACATCATCACGTGTAACCCCGCATCTTTTGTTAACTTGCGGATTTTATTTTCCTACCAACTTGTACCTCCTCAATCTCACCTTTAATAAGCAAAGCCACATGACCAGAACATGGCGTAATCACATACATCACCGAGTAGAAAGGGTACAGGTTACGCCAAGAATTAGTGGCAACTGCATGGTCCAATCTAACTTTTACATTTGAATTGAATTCCCAAACCGTTTGTTATCATATGTGTGAGGGACTTCTGAGAACCCAAGATCAACAAGGCCACACACCTC
This Lolium perenne isolate Kyuss_39 chromosome 1, Kyuss_2.0, whole genome shotgun sequence DNA region includes the following protein-coding sequences:
- the LOC127306080 gene encoding uncharacterized protein translates to MATSSTLSQTQRYAAGALLALALRQAQIHQRVLLGSHGLDEDPDLDTAVVCSADPDGRDLWTHDSRGLLFPVLRFLEIDPKAWPGVEKTAATSDPKHHIGAFLRKVFEDEDDGEKAAADRSDLEFALAKAVDAMAMGLENDVAPGDLFKQQVFGECSNKDEQEDDEGSPSGGRSSKDYRKMAVLYMLLSACVADVNMAEDGTGSPRIRKGYDARHRVALRLIATWLDVKWIKMEAIEIMVACSAMAAAKVEEQSRECVSPRSRWQSWKRGGIIGAAALTGGTLMAISGGLAAPAIAAGFSALVPTLHALVPVIGASGFAAMATAAGHTAGSVAVAASFGAAGAGLTGSKMAKRIGNVKEFEFKTIGENHNQGRLAVCIMVSGFAFNDDDFSKPWEGWKTNLERYILQWETKHIIALSTAIQDFLASRVALELVREGAMQTVLSGIISAFAWPATIITAAEFIDSKWSIAIDRTDKVGKMLADVLLKGLQGSRPVTLIGFSLGARVVFKCLEELALSGNNEGIVERAVLIGAPVSVNDELWAPARKMVAGRLVNVYSTNDWILGVTFRASLLTQGLAGIQAIQVPGVENVDVSDLVVGHSSYLGLMQQILEQLELNTYYPVFSPSTPRSK